In Xiphias gladius isolate SHS-SW01 ecotype Sanya breed wild chromosome 6, ASM1685928v1, whole genome shotgun sequence, a single genomic region encodes these proteins:
- the yjefn3 gene encoding yjeF N-terminal domain-containing 3, with translation MDKMNHSSAEAEAETIEPLRYLSKGEAAAIETELLRDYRFGQQQLIEIWGQACALAITKAYPLSSLAKKQPTVLVICGPDQNGSIGLVCARHLRIFEYEPTIYHPKRSSHSLHQDITVQCEKMDIPFLSYLPTEVQLINDAYNLVIDAMLGPEADCADIKEPYSGILVTLKQVKIPIASVDVPSGWDVEEPCQDGINPEVLISLTAPKKCAMGFSGKHFLAGRFLPYDIQKKYELNLPDYPGTDCLIEL, from the exons CAAAGGGGAGGCAGCAGCAATCGAGACAGAGCTACTGAGGGACTACAGGTTTGGACAACAGCAGCTGATAGAGATCTGGGGACAAGCATGCGCCCTTGCCATCACTAAG GCCTACCCTCTCAGCTCTCTAGCAAAGAAGCAGCCAACGGTGCTGGTGATTTGTGGTCCAGATCAAAATGGCTCCATTGGCCTGGTGTGTGCCCGACACCTGCGCATATTT GAATATGAGCCTACCATCTACCACCCTAAACGCTCCTCTCACAGTCTACACCAGGATATCACAGTTCAATGTGAGAAGATGGACATCCCTTTCCTCTCCTATCTCCCCACTGAG GTGCAGCTCATAAATGATGCCTACAACCTTGTCATTGATGCCATGCTGGGCCCAGAGGCAGACTGTGCCGACATTAAGGAACCTTACTCTGGTATTCTGGTCACCCTGAAGCAAGTCAAGATCCCCATTGCCAGTGTGGATGTGCCTTCAG GTTGGGATGTAGAAGAACCATGTCAGGACGGGATAAACCCAGAAGTTCTCATCTCACTTACAGCGCCAAAGAAATGCGCCATGGGTTTCTCAGGGAAGCATTTCTTGGCCGGACGCTTCCTGCCCTATGACATTCAGAAAAAATACGAGCTTAACCTCCCAGACTACCCTGGCACAGACTGTCTCATAGAATTGTAA